From one Paenibacillus sp. FSL K6-1330 genomic stretch:
- a CDS encoding DinB family protein: MSHEGQQQFERWHRHRTVLLQLLQDVKSEHLDYKPWENAYTLGALAVHIAASSDMFLRSIAKGSFSPPSISTKYETIDDIRNIVQASTESSTAVFNELSDFLLEQPLDFNGFVVPGKVWLGNMVDHEIHHKGQLFTYVRAVGIEKVPFFTVQPPKR, from the coding sequence ATGAGTCATGAAGGTCAACAGCAATTCGAACGATGGCATAGACACCGTACGGTCTTGTTGCAACTGCTGCAGGACGTAAAGAGCGAGCATTTGGATTATAAACCGTGGGAGAACGCCTATACCTTGGGTGCATTAGCTGTTCATATTGCGGCGTCCTCGGATATGTTCCTGCGCTCCATTGCAAAAGGCTCGTTCTCTCCGCCTTCGATTTCCACCAAGTACGAAACCATCGATGACATTCGAAATATCGTGCAGGCTTCGACCGAATCGTCTACGGCGGTTTTTAATGAATTGTCCGACTTCCTGCTGGAGCAGCCGCTGGACTTTAACGGGTTCGTTGTCCCAGGAAAAGTGTGGCTGGGCAACATGGTCGATCACGAAATCCACCATAAAGGGCAATTATTCACTTACGTGCGGGCTGTCGGAATCGAAAAGGTTCCCTTCTTCACGGTCCAGCCGCCAAAGCGGTAA